The genomic interval GGCTTCAATGCTTCAATTTTGGCGTCGGCGTTCAGTGCGATCGTCGGCCACAGTTCCGTGACGGGCTCGACCAGACTGGTTGTGCGATAAACCAGATCCCACTCGCCATCTTCGTTGACGTCGTTCAAGCGAACCGTAATCCCGACGCGTCGCCAGTGCTCGATCATCGTGGCCGCAATCGCGCGCACCGTGGGATCGGGTGGGCAGATCATGCGCAGCTCGGCGAGTTGTCCACCAGCTTGCTTCCTCGCCGTCAGGGCCAGCGCGGCCGCACGCTGCGGATCATACGCGGGTTCCGACAACAGGCGATTGTGTCCGTAGCTGGTTGTCGGACATGGCGTCGCCGTCAATCGGGCGTAAGGCTCATTGACACCGGATAGAATCTTCTCTTTGAGCATCTCTTCTCGAGGCAACGCCAGCGTCAACGCCCGCCGCAATTGGCCATCCCGCAATGGTGCCGAAGTGGGGCGAAACAGAATGAAATGAGACAATGGCAGTGCATACGGCATGACCAGAAAGCGATTGTCTTCCTGAAGGCGTTTGACGTCTCGCAGCCCCACGTCGGGAACCGCCACGATCTCGCCACGAAGCAATCCCTGCAGGGCGCGATCCCATGAATCGTATTTGAGCTGCACGATTTCATCGACATACCGCGTTTTAACCCCGACGGGCTGAGCACGTACGCGACGGTAGGCGACGCGACGTTCATCACGTTCAAACTCATAAAACTTTTGACGCCCGGCCATCGGCATCGCGCCTGCAGGCAAATCGGGATTCAACGCAAGTGATTCCATATCAATCGGAACCGTGAACTGAAACAGAGCCTCGAGCCTGAGTGGCAAGCGATGGAAATGAATCGTGAATTGCGACGGTGATTGTACCGTGACTTGCTCGACAGTACCCGCCAACCGCTCGTCGTACGTGGCACGCGTTGGATCAAGTTTGCCGATCAATTCATTGAGAATATCGATCGAAGTTAACAGCGGGCGCGATTCCCAGTCGGCGCGTTTCATGCGCACCGTAAATTCAACCTGACGGCCAAGGTCTGTCGGCTCCCACGACTCAAACAGCGACGAGCGATAGCGAACTCCTCGTTCGTCAACGCGCGCGGGCTCAAACAGCAATTGTTCGGTCAGCCCCTTGACCGCCGCCTCGACGGGTGTGTCAAACCGGTATGTTGTCGGTTCGCCCGGCAATCGGATCACGCCCAATCGCACACTTTGGAATCGTTCGATCAATTCGCGGTGTGCGTCTTTCAGACCGGGAGTGTCGGGCCAGACGCGAGTGGCCAGATCGATGAGACTCGCCGCACGGGATGCGTCTCCCTCGGACGAAACCGTCCGGGCCTCGGCGATGAGTGCCACCGTCTGCGCGGTCAGTTCCGCCTTCCACTTCGTCACGGTCGGATGTTGCGCATCGCGTCCCGCCAGACGGTTCAGAAAATGTCGCGCCTCTCGAAAATCGGATCGGTCGACATCCTTCTGGATCAAACGATCTACAACGCCACCAATCCGTCCCGAAAGCCCCGAATAGGACGCGTTGTGATCCCACAGATTCTCCAGCAATCGCAACGCCGCTTCGCCATCACCTCGCTGATCGTGCAGCTCGGCGTCTTTGAACAACAACTGCTGATAGACCTCATCGAATCGAGGCCAGATTTTGAGCAGCTTCAGTGGCGGTGGCTCGGGCACCGTGATCCTCAGCGTTTCATCGTTTTTCGCCTCGGCTTCTTCACGCGCACGCGCAGCATGGCTCTCTTTGAGGTGCAGATTGTTCTCGCGGTTCCGGCGATCGACCAGCAGCAACAGGTCATAGGCCTGGCCCACGAGACCTTCCTCGATCGACATGCTGGCTCGGCGTAAGACCAGATCCTCGAAATACTCGATCCGCTGCACGAGCCGCGTCTCGACGAAATAGTCGGGATCCTGGTCGGGGCCCGGATTGATCAGCGTCAGTTGCAGACGTTGAAATATCCGACGCTTCTCACGAACACGTTCCTCTCCGGCAGCCATGCCGCCTCGAGCCTTGATGTATCGCTCGTACTCGCTTTGCAATCGCGCCAACGTCTCCGGACGGGGGCCAACCGGTTCGGTCACCAGCACGTCCGCCGATTTCAGGACAATCCAATCAAACGGCTTGGAACGCAACAGCTCCGTCGCAGGCGGCAATTCCATCTCTTCGTATTTGGGTAAGACGGTCTCGACCACTGCGGGTCGACTTGCCTCGGCATTTTTGGGCTCATCGGCGGCGAAGACCGGCGCGGCACTAAATCGACTCTCGGTGCTGATCGCGAATAAGAAAATCGCCCAAATGGACAACGTCAACGCGAAAGAATGCGGGAGCGGGCACCGAGAACTGCCGTTCTGGTCCGCAAACCGTTGCATGGCGATTCGCCGAAAACATTCTGAGCTGATCCGCTCGAAATGACCGCGCATGAATTCATCCTCGCCGCCTGCGAAACGCGAAGAAACAACGAATGCCTCTCGCGCCTGCCGACTCTCGGCCGAAGACGAACTGCCCACGACCACTGTTGATCATCTGATCATGGCAAAGAACCCGCAGCAACGCCACGGATGGGTCGTCAATTCACACTGAAACGCGGCGGATAGGTTCGATTGGCCGACTTCGAATCAGGCTGTGATAATTGATCGAGTAGTTCCAGCAGCATTTGCCCGCGACGATCAACATTCAGCTCATTGAGAAACGTTTGCGAGACCTGAGGTGCCAAGGGAATTGCCCCCAGCAAAACGTCACAGACCATTGCCAACGGAAGCTCTGTGGCCGCCTGAAGAAACAGCTTCTGGAGATTCACGCCGGGAAACAACCGCCCAAATTTGACGATCAGCTCTTGAACACGACTTTGGCGATCATACGACGGTGCCTCGTCCAAAACGTCCGAACACAACTCGAGGTCCCCCACGCGATAAGGATGGGTTGGGGATTGTTCGCCAAGAACGCGCGCACGACTTAGCCCGCGAAGCACCAGGTAGTACCTTCCATCGTCAAGTTTTTCATGAGCGATGATTTTGCCGAGCCCCACCATGGAATGAATCGCCGGAGAGGTAGTATCGGGGTGACGCTCGCCACCTGGCCGCATCAAGCTCATCGCAATCAGCCGCTCGCCATCGAGCGCATCCGCCGTCATTTGACGATAGCGGGGTTCGAAGATCTGAAGCGGCAAAAGCGCATGAGGAAAGAGCACCACGTTCGGTAACGGAAACAACGGCGCCGATCCGGAGAAATGCTTGAGCGCCGGATCAAGTTCACAGGAAAATGTCATCCGACCAATCCTTCACTGATAGACCGTATCTTCGGAACGAGCTCGTCTCGAAGCACGACGGTCGTAGGGTACGCTTCTGTGTTGTCCAGAAGCTCCTGAAAACATTGCTGGAAATCGTGCAGGAACGTCTCGAGCAGAATTCCCATGAATTCGCTTCCGAACGGATCAAGATTTTTGCGAGCCGAGATGTAAAGCTTTTTGGCTCCGCCAAAGTTTTCGTTTCCGAAATGAAAAAGAGCGATCGAGGCCTGAATCAGCCCCTGAATGAACTTCCGCTCGGCCCCCGTCGATTCTGACCATAACTCTTCAAGCACGTCGTGACATTCGAAGAACTCCTCTTCGTTGAAGAGTCGCAGACCTTCGCGATACTGTTCAGGATACTCGTCGATCACGGTATTCCTCAGTCGGCGAATGGCCGGGCCAGGGAGAGGATCTCTCGGTTGAAAAAGAAGCAGGCCGGCACTGCCGACTGTTCACTCCGGAATTTTACCCCTGGTTGTCCAGTCCAGTCCACGACCAACCCCCATAAATTGAAGCAGATTTTGATGGCGAAAGCTCAATCGAGTCGAAAACGCGATGACAAAAAGCAACGTGTCCATTCGATCGTCACGCAACTCGCTGCGACCTATCCGGTCGCGCTCTGTGCCCTGCATCACGAATCGCCATTCCAACTCTTGGCAGCCACAATTCTGTCCGCGCAGTGCACCGACGAACGCGTCAACATGGTCACCCCCGCCCTGTTTAAGCGATTCCCAACACCTCAAGACTTGGCAAAAGCTGACCAGACGGAACTGGAAGAACTGATCCGCTCAACCGGCTTTTATCGCAACAAAGCCACAAACTTGATTGGAATGGCTCAGGCTCTGGCGGAAAAATATGAGGGCGAATTGCCGCAAACACTGGAGGAGTTGGTCGCCCTGCCAGGAGTCGGCCGCAAAACCGCGAATGTCGTTCTGGGCTCCGCGTTTGGGATCACCAGTGGCGTGGTCGTCGATACCCACGTCAAACGGCTGACAAATTTGCTCGGACTGACAACCAGCAACAATCCCGAACAGATCGAACGTGATTTGATGGAACTGCTGCCGCCGGAAGAATGGATCAACTTCTCTCATCGCCTGATCCACCACGGTCGGCAAATTTGTATCGCACGACGGCCAAAATGCCTGGAATGCCCACTTCGACCGCTTTGCCCTCGCATTGGGCTGCCGAAGTTGCCAGATTGACATGCGGCCCGTTACGGGTAGAATTTGGACACTGCTCTTCCCTCCTGCTCTCTCGCGGGCGAACCGAGTGGATAAACCCGACGCATCCGACAGCGCGTCGCGTTGCACCAAATTTTGAGTGCCTGGTTCGTGTGGATAACGCTGACGTCAAGCGGGATTCTGGTGTGACTGAGGTCGTACCGAACGCCCCGATACGCTTTCCAGGAATTGAGCGAACCCCTGTGTAGAATCATTGATTCGACGTGGGTTCAGAGTTTTTCATCAAGAGGTGATCATGGTTCCAATGTTTGCGTTTATTGGTCTGGGAGCCCCAGAGCTGATTTTTTTCAGTCTGATCGTCCTGCTGCTGTTCGGTAGCCGGCTGCCGTCCGTAATGCGTTCCCTGGGACAAAGCGTCACCTCGTTCAAATCCGGTTTGAATGAGGACGAAGCTCAAAAAGCCGACGAAAAGCTGGACGACAAGAAGTAACACGTCCCGACATCATTGGATTCGCAATTCGCGTTCGATTGGAACAAGGAGAATTCTCATGTTGCCAGGTGTTGGAATTCCAGAAATGATGTTTTTTGGAATTATCGCGCTCCTGTTGTTTGGAAAGAAACTGCCGGAAGTGGCCCGAAGCCTCGGCAAAGGGGTGATCGAATTCAAAAAAGGGCTTCGGAGCATCGAAGACGAACTGGACACAAATCACTATTCGCCACGCCACGACTACAACAATAGCAGTTCAAGTAGCAATGCCCGACCTGCCCCAAAAGACGAAAGCGTCGAAACCTCCGCTCCAAAGTTCGAACCGCCGACCACAGAACCTCACGACGCGGCCTAGCCGAAAAAGCCTTGCCGCGAGCAGGCCAACGAGCCTGCCGGCCATACTGTGAACCTGTCGGGATAGAATTGCTGCGCCAAATTGCCCCTCTCTGATGTGAGCTCTGCTCGCGGTGTTGGGTTCCACCGCGAGCCCTATCGAGGTAAATGGTCACGAACAATTTGTGATTGCGACATGCGGCTCGATATCAACAGCCGAACGGCGTGTTGATTTGATCGAAACGCTTCTCCTCGTTCGTAATCTCCCACAATGGAGGTTGCGTTCTTGTTCCGAGACCGATTCCCGGGCCGTCGGCTGCCCCTGGCAGCCTTTGACCCGGGCGGGTGAGATCGCCGCCTCTGCGGGACTCAAGAAAAAAACCGCAAAAGCCTCATTCTAAGCGGTGAAAATCTATCACGGCGTTGCCTTGCAGGGCAAATTCTTGCGATTCCCAGTCCTGGCTTGGAGAAGCGTCATCCCAATCAGAACGAGGAAAAACACCACGACGCGATCCTTACGAGATCTTTACGAGCATTGAGTGGCCTCCAAAACCTGCCCAGTCGATCATTCCTGGCGCTGCACACCCTGGCCAAACACCACTCTTCATAAGCAAATACCTCTTCAATGCTTATGCGTAAACCCACCTGATTCGCCGGAATAGATTAAGAGTTTTTCAGCCGACATTGCCATTACGCTCATTCGCGAACACGAGACAATCTCTGTTGAATTGACGCATGACGTCACAACGACGGTCCGCGCCATCTCGTCGCGAACACGAATGGAGATTACTGACACTATGCCTCAGGTGGAAACCATCGCTTCCAAGTCCTCCCTCGCTGGGCCTTCTGCGAACTTTTCAGCCGATATCAAATCTGGATTTCTCGTATTTCTCATCGCAATGCCGCTTTGCCTGGGGATTGCAAAGGCCAGTGGCTATCCACCTATCGCCGGGATTTTCACCGCGATCATTGGGGGGATGGTCGTTCCCTGGATCAGCAATTCGGAACTGACGATCAAAGGCCCGGCCGCGGGGTTGATCGTCATCGTACTGGGCTGCGTCGAGGGATTTGGTTTTACCGGGGGAAAAGACCTGGTCGCGGATCGGTCGGCTTACCAGATGGCCTTGGCCGTCGGAGTGATCGCGGGACTGGTTCAAATTGCCTTGGCCCTATTTCGCTCGGGAATTCTCAGTGAATTCTTCCCCACGGCGGCGGTTCACGGAATGTTGGCATCCATTGGGGTCATGATTGCCACGAAGCAGTTTCACGCGATGATTGGCGACCCCACCAAAGAAAAAGATCCGCTACGCGTGATCGAAACGATCCCGAATGCCCTGCAAAACATGAAGCCCGAAATTGCGACGATCGGCTTCATTTGCCTGGGAATTATGATCCTTTGGGCCATGCTACCCAAGTCCGTTGGCCTGCTCAAAAAGATTCCCGCCCAACTGATCGTCGTCGTCACCGGAATTCTGCTGGCCATCTGGCTCAAGGTGCCGACAGCGTCGCTCGTCAGCGTCCCCAGCGACATTCGCCAGGGAATCGCCTTTCCAAACTTCAGCGGGGCATTCTCGCTCGAACATGGCCACCTGCAAAATGCGATCACCTACGTCGTGATGTTTTCATTGATCGGTACGCTGGAATCGTTGCTGAGCGCCAAAGCGGTTGACCTGCTCGATCCGTATCGCCGCAAGACGGACTACAATCGCGATCTGCTCGGGATCGGCATCGCCAACACCATCGCCTCGTTTGTGGGTGGACTGCCGATGATTTCGGAAATCGTCCGAAGCAAGGCGAACATCGACAACGGTGCCCGCACCCGCTTCGCGAATATGTTCCACGCCTTCTTCCTGCTGGTCTTCGTGGCGTTGCTGCCGCAGCTGATCACGATGATCCCCAATGCAGCACTCGCGGCGATGCTGGTCTTTACAGGATATCGCCTGGCGTCTCCTCACGAATTCATCCACATGTACCGGGTGGGCACCGAACAGCTGACGATCTTCGTGGCCACAATCATCGGCGTTCTCGCAACAGACCTGTTAGTCGGTGTTGGAATTGGAATCGTCGTGAAAGCCGCCTTCCACGTCTGGAATGGAGCCCCCGTTGGCTCGCTCTTCACTCCAAGCATTGAAATCACTGAACCCGACACCACCACCACCTTGATCCGGGTCAAAAACTCCGCAGTCTTTAGCACCTGGATCCCGCTTCGACGAAAACTTCTCGCCGTCCAATCCGACCGATCCGTGGTCCTCGACCTGTCCGACACGCGACTCGTCGATCACACCGTCATGGAAAAGCTGCACGAACTCGAAGCCGACTTCGAACAGAAGCATCGAAAACTGGTGATTCGCGGTCTCGAATCGCACCGAGGCGTCTCGAAACACCCATTCGCGGCCCAAAAACGAACCGCAGGATAGCCCCGAGGACTTCCCGAAAAATCGGCCCATCCCAGAACTTCGATCTTGCCGAAACGGCTTTTCGTGTAAATGATTAAAGTGTGGGTCGCGGAAACGTACGCGACGGGACCCTGCAAGCCGCGAAGAGACTGGCCCTGGCCGACCAGCCGAAGCGGGTGGCTCTATTCAAGAAAGGGAGGTGGTCTAGTGGATTCCGACAGTAAACGCCAGCGAGGTGGCATCGTCTGACAGCAGTCGACGGGCTGTCTACAGACGGCCACTGTCTCGTCCCCGGATCCCTTTCGATCCGAACGATGACGTATCACAGCGGGCTCGGTCTTCTTGAAAGACCGAGCCCGCGTTCATTTCACAATACCGCATTGCTGCAGCCATCGCCTCTCTGCCAGCCTCATCCCTCCAGACCGTCCATCAACCGCACCTCGTTACCAAACTCCCACTTGGTAACGCCATTTGCTGGGTAACGCATCACCCGTCGACCAGTAAAAACACACAGGTCGCTCCGAAACGCCATTCGGAAACGAGGGAAACCAGTCCACCACCTGGCCCCAGGAAAACGCAAGAAGGCAACCTCAACATCAGCCAAGGTAGCCCTCTTTTCGCATCCCTCGTTAGCACGCGCTCGCTTGGTAACGCATCACCCGCCCAAAGACATCCAGACAACTCCAGCTCCCCGCAAATGCAAAAAGAGCCGCCTCAACATCGTTAAGGCAGCCCCTTGTTATCTCTTACCGGCAACGCGTCAGTTCACCGTAGGTGCCGCACGACGAGCCTTCTTTCGATCGTTGTTACCAACAAACTCGATCAAAGCCTTCCGTCCAGCGTCACCCAAACGGAACTCAGCAAGTCGAACGATCCGTGTATAACCGCCTTCGCGATCACGGAACCGTGGAGCCAAATCACTGAACAGGATCTTGACCGCTTCCTTGCTGCGAAGCGCTGCGAATGCGCGTCGGCGAAACGTCACCGCTGGTGCAATCGCCTTCGCCCACTGTTGCCAGCGATCTGAATTGCGCCATTCGTTCCATTCGGCACTTCCACGAGCCGCTGCCGTCGCGAACTGCTCCGCAGCGTCCTGGTGCTTCAGCGCCTTCTTCCCCATCGTGATCAGCTTCTCAACGACCGGGCGAAGCTCTTTCGCCTTTTCGACCGTCGTGATAATCCGACCAGCTACCTTGATGGTGTTTGGCGCTGCCGTATCAGGCACCGCAGCACAAATCAGACTCGTCGCCATATTTCGAAACATCGAAGTGCGATGACTCTGATTTCGATTTAATTTTCGACCGCTTTTTCGATGTCGCATGATCTCTTCAAAACCATTTCAAAAGGTGATGTCGATCGTTACCGATCTCGCTGCTGCATCGACTGCGGCAGACGCATACCCAAACGCAAACCAATCGTCGCCAACCGTTCGCGAACTTCCTGCAGCGTTGTATCGCCGAAGTTTCGCACTTGCAGCAACTGATCGTCGGTTCGAATGACCAGGTCACGAACCGTATTAATACCTTCCGACTCAAGACAGTTCGTCGCCCGCACCGACAGATTCAACTCTGCCAGACTGCGCGACAACCGTTCTTCCAACTCGAGATCAACAGGAGCGTATCCCGTGGATTCGTGCATGTTCCGCAAACCGCTGTCCGGGAATGTTTCCGGGCCAGGCTCCCGATACGTAATGATCGGATTCAAATGCTTTCGCAGGATCTTCGCCGCTTCAACCAGAGCGATTTCCGGCACGATCGTACCGTTCGTCCAGATCTCCAGAATCAACCGATCGTAGTTCGTTCGCTGACCGACGCGCGTTTCTTCGATCTTGTACCGCACCCGGGTAATTGGCGAAAAGATCGAGTCGATCGGAATCACACCGACTTCATTCTGATGATCAGGCTGCTCAGAAACGGGCAGATATCCACGCCCATTCTCAACCAGGACTTCGACGTGCAACGACACATCGTCGGTCATCGTCGCGATCACCAAATCCTTATTATAAATCTCGACCTGATCGTCGACCACGATGTCACCAGCGGTCACAACACCCCGCTCATGACGTTCGATTCGCAACGTCTTCGAAATCGGGCTGTGATTCTTCACCACAACCGACTTCAGGTTCAAGCAGATGTCCGTCACGTCTTCAACGATGCCCGGAATCGTCGTGAATTCGTGCTGCACACCCTGAATCTTGATTCGGGTGACTGCACTTCCTTCCAGACTGGACAACAGAATCCGTCGCAAGCTGTTGCCGATTGTCGCACCAAACCCACGCTCGAACGGTTCGATCACGAACTTTCCGTACGTGTCGGTCAGGGTTTCTTTCTCGGTGATGACCCGATTCGGCAATTCAAGGCCGCGCCATCGTATTCTCATTGATCGCTCACCTAAAACGTCAAAAACTCAAACACATCGACCCGAACCGACTGCGATCAAACGCGTCGCTTCTTCCGTGGTCGACAACCATTATGCGGAATTGGTGTGATATCCTCAATCGACCGGACCACAACGCCCGAAGTCTGCAGCCCGGTGATTGCGCTTTCGCGACCGGAGCCGGGGCCCTTGACCTGGACTTCCATCTCCTTCATGCCGAACTTCGCGGCACGCTCCGAACACGTTTCTGCGGCTCGCTGAGCGGCAAACGGCGTGCTCTTTCGGCTGCCTTTGAACCCGACGGTTCCCGCCGAGGCCCAACACAGCACGTCGCCGTTCACGTCAGTGATCGTGACAATCGTGTTGTTGAAGGTCGCTTGGATATGGGCGATGCCTCGGGTGATATTTCGGCGAATCTTGCGTTTTTTGACTTTGGCCATGACGAAACCTGCTGTCCAATCCACTCCAAGCGACGGCGATCAACATTGACCGCAACTCGCCGCTCATCCTGATTTCTTACCACAAACCGAGTATCAGCTTCGCGACTGACGACTGCCATAGACCACAAAGTCATGCAGGGTTCGCCACGGGCTACCCAGAGGAAAGCATACCAATCTTTCGATCAGTGCTTCATATCCTTGACGCCCTTCTTACCGGCCACCGTCTTCTTCACACCCTTGCGAGTACGAGCATTCGTGCGTGTCCGCTGCCCGCGGACCGGCAGATTTCGGCGATGCCGCATTCCGCGATAACACTGAATGTCCCGCAATCGCGCGATGTTCTGCTGAATCGAGCGTCGCAATTGTCCTTCGACAAGGTAATCCTTGTCGAGCAGCGTCGTGATGCGTGACACCGCTTCATCAGTGAGGGACGACGCCTTCAAAAACGGATCGATTCCCAATCGGAAACACAACTCCGCCGCGACCCAATCACCGATGCCGTAGATGTATTGCAACGCCACCACGACATGCTTGTCGCCCGGCAAATCCACACCTTGAATACGCGGCATATCAACCCACTCACTACGAAAATCAAGTTACCGAAACTGTGAACGATCAACCCTGCCGTTGTTTGTGGCGAGGATTTGTCGAGCAAATAATGTACACGCGACCTTTGCGACGCACGACTTTGCAGCCTTCGCAAATCAGCTTCACGCTAGAACGAACCTTCATTGCCAATCACTCCTGCACATCCAGCAACCCACGCTGCTGACGAGCCACCAGATAGCTGTCGATCTTGTGAATCAAGTCGATCGCCACCGAAACACAAATCAACAAACCAGTTCCACCGTAGAAGCTGGAAACCGTGTAATCGAGATTCAATAGCCCCGACACAACCGTCGGAATCACCGCCACCAACGACAGGAACGCAGCACCCACGTAAGTTACGCGAGTCATCACACGCTCCAAATAACTGGCCGTTCGATCGCCGGGACGATACCCCGGAATAAAACTGCCATAATCCTTCAACTGCGACGCCATTTCGGTCGGATTAAAAATAATCGCCGTCCAGAAATAGCAGAAGAAGAAGATCAGCATAACATAGCAGGCGTTGTACAAGAAGCCACCGTGGTTCGCGAAAGCGTTCTCCAACTTTTGGAAGATCACCCCGAGACCCATGAAATCGATATTTAACGCGGCCAATTGCTTAAACGCCAACCAGGGAAACATCAGCAAACTCGATGCGAAAATGATCGGCATCACACCCGAAGCATTCAATCGCAACGGCAAGCTCTCTGTTCTTCCCCCATAAACTTTATTGCCGCGAACGTGCTTCGCACTCTGCACCGGAATTCGTCGCTGGGCTTGCGTAATGAGCACGACCCACCAGACCACTCCGAAGAATACCGCCACCAACACGATCAGCCTGTCGATACCCGTCTGACTCCCCAGCGCAATCCCGTTCGTCATGGCAGGGCCGACCAGATTTCCAAGAGCCGTCGGCAGGCGGGACAAAATC from Schlesneria paludicola DSM 18645 carries:
- a CDS encoding DUF309 domain-containing protein — translated: MIDEYPEQYREGLRLFNEEEFFECHDVLEELWSESTGAERKFIQGLIQASIALFHFGNENFGGAKKLYISARKNLDPFGSEFMGILLETFLHDFQQCFQELLDNTEAYPTTVVLRDELVPKIRSISEGLVG
- a CDS encoding SulP family inorganic anion transporter is translated as MPQVETIASKSSLAGPSANFSADIKSGFLVFLIAMPLCLGIAKASGYPPIAGIFTAIIGGMVVPWISNSELTIKGPAAGLIVIVLGCVEGFGFTGGKDLVADRSAYQMALAVGVIAGLVQIALALFRSGILSEFFPTAAVHGMLASIGVMIATKQFHAMIGDPTKEKDPLRVIETIPNALQNMKPEIATIGFICLGIMILWAMLPKSVGLLKKIPAQLIVVVTGILLAIWLKVPTASLVSVPSDIRQGIAFPNFSGAFSLEHGHLQNAITYVVMFSLIGTLESLLSAKAVDLLDPYRRKTDYNRDLLGIGIANTIASFVGGLPMISEIVRSKANIDNGARTRFANMFHAFFLLVFVALLPQLITMIPNAALAAMLVFTGYRLASPHEFIHMYRVGTEQLTIFVATIIGVLATDLLVGVGIGIVVKAAFHVWNGAPVGSLFTPSIEITEPDTTTTLIRVKNSAVFSTWIPLRRKLLAVQSDRSVVLDLSDTRLVDHTVMEKLHELEADFEQKHRKLVIRGLESHRGVSKHPFAAQKRTAG
- the rpsK gene encoding 30S ribosomal protein S11 — protein: MAKVKKRKIRRNITRGIAHIQATFNNTIVTITDVNGDVLCWASAGTVGFKGSRKSTPFAAQRAAETCSERAAKFGMKEMEVQVKGPGSGRESAITGLQTSGVVVRSIEDITPIPHNGCRPRKKRRV
- the nth gene encoding endonuclease III; its protein translation is MAKAQSSRKRDDKKQRVHSIVTQLAATYPVALCALHHESPFQLLAATILSAQCTDERVNMVTPALFKRFPTPQDLAKADQTELEELIRSTGFYRNKATNLIGMAQALAEKYEGELPQTLEELVALPGVGRKTANVVLGSAFGITSGVVVDTHVKRLTNLLGLTTSNNPEQIERDLMELLPPEEWINFSHRLIHHGRQICIARRPKCLECPLRPLCPRIGLPKLPD
- a CDS encoding LON peptidase substrate-binding domain-containing protein, whose product is MTFSCELDPALKHFSGSAPLFPLPNVVLFPHALLPLQIFEPRYRQMTADALDGERLIAMSLMRPGGERHPDTTSPAIHSMVGLGKIIAHEKLDDGRYYLVLRGLSRARVLGEQSPTHPYRVGDLELCSDVLDEAPSYDRQSRVQELIVKFGRLFPGVNLQKLFLQAATELPLAMVCDVLLGAIPLAPQVSQTFLNELNVDRRGQMLLELLDQLSQPDSKSANRTYPPRFSVN
- a CDS encoding twin-arginine translocase TatA/TatE family subunit encodes the protein MLPGVGIPEMMFFGIIALLLFGKKLPEVARSLGKGVIEFKKGLRSIEDELDTNHYSPRHDYNNSSSSSNARPAPKDESVETSAPKFEPPTTEPHDAA
- the rpmJ gene encoding 50S ribosomal protein L36; this translates as MKVRSSVKLICEGCKVVRRKGRVYIICSTNPRHKQRQG
- a CDS encoding ABC transporter substrate-binding protein; amino-acid sequence: MRGHFERISSECFRRIAMQRFADQNGSSRCPLPHSFALTLSIWAIFLFAISTESRFSAAPVFAADEPKNAEASRPAVVETVLPKYEEMELPPATELLRSKPFDWIVLKSADVLVTEPVGPRPETLARLQSEYERYIKARGGMAAGEERVREKRRIFQRLQLTLINPGPDQDPDYFVETRLVQRIEYFEDLVLRRASMSIEEGLVGQAYDLLLLVDRRNRENNLHLKESHAARAREEAEAKNDETLRITVPEPPPLKLLKIWPRFDEVYQQLLFKDAELHDQRGDGEAALRLLENLWDHNASYSGLSGRIGGVVDRLIQKDVDRSDFREARHFLNRLAGRDAQHPTVTKWKAELTAQTVALIAEARTVSSEGDASRAASLIDLATRVWPDTPGLKDAHRELIERFQSVRLGVIRLPGEPTTYRFDTPVEAAVKGLTEQLLFEPARVDERGVRYRSSLFESWEPTDLGRQVEFTVRMKRADWESRPLLTSIDILNELIGKLDPTRATYDERLAGTVEQVTVQSPSQFTIHFHRLPLRLEALFQFTVPIDMESLALNPDLPAGAMPMAGRQKFYEFERDERRVAYRRVRAQPVGVKTRYVDEIVQLKYDSWDRALQGLLRGEIVAVPDVGLRDVKRLQEDNRFLVMPYALPLSHFILFRPTSAPLRDGQLRRALTLALPREEMLKEKILSGVNEPYARLTATPCPTTSYGHNRLLSEPAYDPQRAAALALTARKQAGGQLAELRMICPPDPTVRAIAATMIEHWRRVGITVRLNDVNEDGEWDLVYRTTSLVEPVTELWPTIALNADAKIEALKPLPERIRRQLLDLERANDWTNATRILRRIETDLMVDAQFIPLWEVDQFFVFRRQLFGLPARMMNAFQDVERWTLQSWFSQETP
- a CDS encoding DNA-directed RNA polymerase subunit alpha encodes the protein MRIRWRGLELPNRVITEKETLTDTYGKFVIEPFERGFGATIGNSLRRILLSSLEGSAVTRIKIQGVQHEFTTIPGIVEDVTDICLNLKSVVVKNHSPISKTLRIERHERGVVTAGDIVVDDQVEIYNKDLVIATMTDDVSLHVEVLVENGRGYLPVSEQPDHQNEVGVIPIDSIFSPITRVRYKIEETRVGQRTNYDRLILEIWTNGTIVPEIALVEAAKILRKHLNPIITYREPGPETFPDSGLRNMHESTGYAPVDLELEERLSRSLAELNLSVRATNCLESEGINTVRDLVIRTDDQLLQVRNFGDTTLQEVRERLATIGLRLGMRLPQSMQQRDR
- the rpsM gene encoding 30S ribosomal protein S13, which produces MPRIQGVDLPGDKHVVVALQYIYGIGDWVAAELCFRLGIDPFLKASSLTDEAVSRITTLLDKDYLVEGQLRRSIQQNIARLRDIQCYRGMRHRRNLPVRGQRTRTNARTRKGVKKTVAGKKGVKDMKH
- a CDS encoding Sec-independent protein translocase subunit TatA/TatB; translated protein: MVPMFAFIGLGAPELIFFSLIVLLLFGSRLPSVMRSLGQSVTSFKSGLNEDEAQKADEKLDDKK
- a CDS encoding bL17 family ribosomal protein, whose product is MFRNMATSLICAAVPDTAAPNTIKVAGRIITTVEKAKELRPVVEKLITMGKKALKHQDAAEQFATAAARGSAEWNEWRNSDRWQQWAKAIAPAVTFRRRAFAALRSKEAVKILFSDLAPRFRDREGGYTRIVRLAEFRLGDAGRKALIEFVGNNDRKKARRAAPTVN